A single Capricornis sumatraensis isolate serow.1 chromosome 20, serow.2, whole genome shotgun sequence DNA region contains:
- the JPH3 gene encoding junctophilin-3 isoform X2, translated as MSSGGRFNFDDGGSYCGGWEDGKAHGHGVCTGPKGQGEYTGSWSHGFEVLGVYTWPSGNTYQGTWAQGKRHGIGLESKGKWVYKGEWTHGFKGRYGVRECTGNGAKYEGTWSNGLQDGYGTETYSDGGGWTRG; from the exons ATGTCCAGTGGGGGCAGGTTTAATTTTGACGATGGAGGGTCCTACTGTGGAGGCTGGGAGGACGGCAAGGCGCACGGCCATGGCGTCTGCACCGGCCCCAAGGGCCAAGGCGAATACACCGGCTCGTGGAGCCACGGCTTCGAGGTACTGGGCGTCTACACCTGGCCCAGCGGCAACACGTACCAGGGCACTTGGGCGCAGGGCAAGCGCCACGGCATCGGCCTGGAGAGCAAGGGGAAGTGGGTGTACAAGGGCGAGTGGACGCACGGATTTAAGGGGCGCTACGGGGTGCGGGAGTGCACGGGCAACGGGGCCAAGTACGAAGGGACCTGGAGCAACGGGCTGCAGGACGGCTACGGCACGGAGACCTACTCCGATGGAG GTGGTTGGACGCGGGGCTAG